From one Colletotrichum destructivum chromosome 3, complete sequence genomic stretch:
- a CDS encoding Putative major facilitator, sugar transporter, major facilitator superfamily, with the protein MCGALFIWMADWYGRTWHIFFGCLGVCVGAIITALSTSLPMFIGGRFILSFFATCAHTSAPLYLVELAPATYRGTIAGMYNTFYNVGSILATSAVYACHRYLSDKGDLDWRIPLWLQMVCPGLVCILIKFFPESPRWLVAQDRHDEAKNIIATYHTNGDLEHPLVDLQMKEMIGSVDPAHVPSWKDLFDLRVLVESRSSRYRLMLNVAFSWFGQFSGNNIISYYLPIMLSGVGITDTDTKLILNIIYSVVGWVFSTAGSRLHDVVGRRKMLITATSGMTVCLAVVAGCSAGYTDYGNTAASTASIVFIFLFGAIFAAGFTPMQPIYPAEVVSNRMRAKAMGTFKLTAGAAGFLNTFVGPIALSSIGYWFYVFFVAWDSFEVLFMYFFFVETKGFTLEELDDVFEAENPRKASVQAKKRQKRIMREGGLVA; encoded by the exons ATGTGTGGTGCCCTCTTCATCTGGATGGCGGACTGGTACGGCCGGACGTGGCATATCTTCTTCGGCTGCCTAGGCGTCTGCGTAGGAGCGATTATCACGGCACTTTCCACCAGCCTGCCCATGTTCATCGGCGGTCGGTTCATAttgtccttcttcgccacTTGCGCCCAcacctcggcgccgcttTACCTGGTCGAGCTGGCGCCTGCAACGTACCGAGGGACGATTGCAGGGATGTACAATACCTTTTACAACGTG GGCTCGATCTTGGCAACGTCAGCCGTGTATGCCTGCCACCGCTACCTCAGCGACAAGGGCGATCTGGACTGGCGTATTCCACTATGGCTGCAGATGGTCTGCCCTGGACTCGTGTGTATCTTGATCAAGTTCTTCCCCGAGTCGCCTCGATG GCTTGTGGCCCAGGACCGccacgacgaggccaagaacaTTATCGCGACCTACCATACCAACGGCGACCTGGAACACCCGCTGGTCGACTTGCAGATGAAGGAGATGATTGGATCAGTCGACCCGGCTCATGTGCCGTCCTGGAAAGATCTCTTCGACCTGCGAGTCCTTGTCGAGAGCCGTTCTAGCCGTTACAGACTCATGCTCAACGTGGCTTTCTCCTGGTTTGGGCAGTTCAGCGGCAACAACATTA TCTCCTATTACCTCCCAATCATGCTTTCGGGTGTCGGTAtcaccgacaccgacaccaAGCTGATTCTCAACATCATCTATTCCGTTGTCGGCTGGGTCTTCTCGACCGCCGGCTCGCGCCTCCACGACGTCGTGGGCCGCCGCAAGATGctcatcaccgccacctcCGGCATGACCGTCTGCCTAGCCGTCGTCGCGGGCTGCTCGGCAGGCTACACCGACTACGGCAacacggcggcgtcaaccgccagcatcgtcttcatcttcctgtTCGGCGCCATCTTCGCCGCGGGATTCACGCCGATGCAGCCCATCtacccggccgaggtcgtcagcaacAGGATGCGCGCCAAGGCCATGGGTACGTTCAAGCTCAcggcgggcgcggccggGTTTTTGAACACGTTCGTTGGGCCGATTGCGCTGTCGAGT ATTGGATATTGGTTTTatgtcttcttcgtcgcgTGGGACAGCTTCGAAGTCTTGTTCATGTACTTCTTCTTTGTTGAGACCAAGGGCTTCACATTAGAGGAACTAGATGACGTTTTCGAGGCCGAAAACCCACGCAAAGCGTCTGTGCAGGCCAAAAAGAGACAAAAGCGAATCATGAGGGAGGGTGGCTTGGTTGCTTAA
- a CDS encoding Putative FMN-dependent dehydrogenase, cytochrome b5-like heme/steroid binding protein translates to MTISDIKPCKQAHASYTMSPTLSLSEVRRHQSPGDCWMAIHGKVYNVTAFLSSHPGGKSILLRNSGRDATAAFDAVHPIEVLAEYLKPNQLIGNLESNVEDTSPPKGNSLPDVPAELLPSRGRIEDGPPVSHILSIYEMEQYALKKLSPKAVSYYASGTDDEITKIGNGAIFRSILLRPRVFVDCTRCSLSTKILGNPVGMPIYVSPAAMAKLAHPVGEAGIAAACSKFQALQLISKNASMSPSAIVRAGPDATFAWQLYVLKDIEATERTLAQIRGIPQIKFIVLTLDAPFPGKREADERFKMAEVAGGAPPQAWGTESGLTWKRTLEWLTKHTSLPIVLKGIQTHEDAFAATLFPSVRGIIISNHGGRALDTTMTPIQVLLEIRKFCPQVLDKVDVLIDGGIRRGTDVVKALALGAKGVGIGRAALYSLAVGGQAGVERALQILADETITAMRLLGVERVDQLGLRHINTDSLQSQLYGGPPGLEEVDRELRSRL, encoded by the exons ATGACGATCTCTGATATCAAGCCGTGTAAACAGGCGCATGCTTCATATACAATGAGTCCAACGTTGTCTCTCTCGGAAG TCCGCCGCCACCAAAGCCCCGGCGATTGCTGGATGGCAATCCACGGCAAAGTCTACAAC GTCACCGCATTTCTCTCTAGTCACCCAGGCGGCAAATCCATTCTCTTGAGAAATTCGGGCAGGGACGCAACTGCTGCCTTCGATGCAGTACATCCCATTGAGGTCTTGGCGGAATATTTGAAGCCCAATCAACTGATTGGAAATCTTGAGTCGAATGTGGAGGACACATCGCCACCCAAGGGTAATTCTCTTCCGGATGTGCCTGCAGAGTTGTTGCCATCCCGGGGCAGAATAGAGGATGGACCTCCGGTATCTCACATTCTCAGCATCTACGAAATGGAACAATACGCTCTGAAAAAGCTGAGTCCGAAAGCCGTCTCATACTACGCCTCCGGAACCGATGACGAGATCACCAAGATTGGAAACGGCGCGATTTTCCGCTCCATTCTTTTACGGCCGCGGGTCTTCGTCGACTGCACTCGATGCTCTCTCTCCACCAAAATTCTTGGTAACCCAGTCGGGATGCCCATCTATgtctcgcccgccgccatggccaagtTGGCCCATCCTGTAGGCGAGGCTGGCATCGCCGCAGCGTGTTCGAAATTCCAGGCGCTGCAGCTCATCAGCAAAAACGCCTCCATGTCTCCCTCGGCCATTGTTCGGGCCGGACCCGACGCGACCTTTGCGTGGCAACTCTACGTGTTGAAAGACATTGAGGCAACCGAACGGACGCTGGCGCAGATCAGGGGAATTCCTCAGATCAAGTTCATCGTCCTCACCCTCGACGCCCCTTTCCCCGGCAAAAGAGAGGCGGACGAACGAttcaagatggccgaggtcgccggggGAGCACCGCCGCAGGCTTGGGGCACGGAATCTGGTCTGACCTGGAAAAGGACTTTGGAGTGGCTCACCAAGCACACTTCGCTGCCCATCGTCTTGAAGGGCATCCAGACACACGAAGACGCCTTTGCGGCCACTCTATTCCCCAGCGTCAGgggcatcatcatctccaacCACGGCGGCCGCGCTCTGGACACGACCATGACGCCGATTCAGGTGCTCTTGGAGATCCGAAAGTTCTGTCCGCAGGTGCTGGACAAGGTGGATGTTTTGATCGATGGCGGTATCAGGCGAGGGACGGATGTCGTCAAGGCGTTGGCTTTGGGGGCTAAGGGCGTAGGTATTGGGAGAGCTGCGTTGTACAGTCTTGCTGTCGGTGGACAGGCAGGAGTCGAGAGGGCATTGCAGA TTCTTGCCGATGAGACGATTACGGCGATGAGATTGCTTGGAGTCGAGCGAGTTGACCAGCTTGGGTTGAGACAC ATCAACACTGATAGTCTGCAGTCCCAGCTCTATGGCGGGCCGCCAGGTCTTGAGGAAGTAGATAGAGAGTTGAGGTCCAGACTATAG